The genomic window CGCTTTGCGGGTTCCCATGGATTGCATGATACCAGACTTACCCTTAACCCCCAGGTCGGCGCTAATCTGGCATGCTTCAGCCACCAAGCGTACCAGCCCCTCGGACTGATGAGTATTGAGCTGGTCGGTGATGAAGATCCACTTGGCATCCGTGTCTGTCGCAATGGTCTGGCGAACGTGTGCCACGGTATCCTTTTCAGTCCGGGTGGGGCCCAGAGACGGCGTGACCACTTGGCCGGTAGCCACTTCCAGGTTGGCAATCAAGGCCAGAGTGCCATGCCGGATATACTCGAACTCGCGTAACTCGACCTGACCCGACCTCACCGGCCGGGTGGGATGTTTGCGTTCAAGAGCTTGGATGCCGGTCTTCTCATCCAGACTGATCAGGTGAACGCCCTGTTGATGCAGCGTAGGCACTGCGGCATAGTGGTCGCAGATGGTCTTGACCTCCGCGTCAAAGGTGACGGGACCCTGGTTCCGTTCGTTGTTGAGCCAGTAGCGGCTCAAGTGAGGCTTTATGTCCTCATCATTCAAGATGCGCCCCACATGACGCGGAGAAATGGCGCTTACGACCTGGCGTTGGATGAGTTCCTCGGCCAGTTCACGGGATGTCCAATGGTCAATCTCTCGCTCCGATGCGCGAGGGTCCTCGCAAGCCAGCGCGGCGACCAGAACGAGTTGCTCTGGGGTGAAGGTATCGGGTGTGCCTGGCCGTGAGGCATCCGACAGCGTTGCTTCTACCAATGCCGTAAGATCTTTGGTCTCAAG from Candidatus Zixiibacteriota bacterium includes these protein-coding regions:
- a CDS encoding IS630 family transposase, whose product is MLEKITHCYTNPYWLVLRAKIILYAAAGANNTEIAQRLDITIDTAGKWRERWLKAEPRLTAGLETKDLTALVEATLSDASRPGTPDTFTPEQLVLVAALACEDPRASEREIDHWTSRELAEELIQRQVVSAISPRHVGRILNDEDIKPHLSRYWLNNERNQGPVTFDAEVKTICDHYAAVPTLHQQGVHLISLDEKTGIQALERKHPTRPVRSGQVELREFEYIRHGTLALIANLEVATGQVVTPSLGPTRTEKDTVAHVRQTIATDTDAKWIFITDQLNTHQSEGLVRLVAEACQISADLGVKGKSGIMQSMGTRKAFLEDESHRIRFVYTPKHTSWLNQIEIWFSILVRKLLKRASFISVDDLRQRILKFIDYFNRTMAKPFKWTYTGRPLTA